CACCTACCTCCACTGCCCACACAAAATAAGTACGGTCCTAACTTTTTTCTAGGAAGAAAAGTGATCCTTGTAATAACTTTACCCTCACTGACCACCGATCCAACTGAGCAAATTTCCAAAAAGGGAACTTACTGTCAAAAGACCAGATAATGTGATTCTTACCTTATTGACTCTTTCCTGTAGACGCAAGAAGCATTTTTTTTAGACTTATCTGTTATTGCTACAGTAAAATTGAGAAGATCTAGCTCTGTGCTGTATTAATTTGAATACTCATCCAAATGCTTTaatattattgtaatttatttttaacATAAGAATAAGCATATTTAGAAAAGGATAGAAACACAACACAAcctcttgaaagaaaaaaaaaaaaaaaaaggaaaagaaaagaaaatttgttgTGTTAACCTACAATAGGATGATGGTGTTAACCTACTATATTAAGGATTACCAACCAAACAAAGGTTTGCCACGTCCTTGATGGACCTCTAGCTTTCCAAATTATCAGCCATCAAGATACAAGCCACTGCCCAGGctgagcagaaaaaaaaaaaaggcagctcTGGAAGGGGCATCATACTCTAATGAAACCACATAAGCCAAGGAAGCCCACTCCTTCAAAATGGACAGCCAAACTCCTCATCATAAGAGTGATTTATTGCCTacaaatccaaaccctaaaaacccccACCCCTCGAGTGGAAACTTAGCAACCATGACCCTCTATAGATCATCTCTTTCCAAACTCCTAGCAACGCTAGCATAGCACCATCTCTGGAGTAAAGTCTTTATTACTTTAGCCAAAGGGAGTTTGTTTCCAAGGAAAATCATTATAACCACTTCCCACAGGAGCAATGTTCTTGGACAAGAATTTGCCAAGACCTGAATCTCACCGAAAATTTAGACCCATACATGCTTTCCAACCAAGCAAATTATCACCCTCATTCCCCACACTGTGCCAAAGGAAATCTCTCATCAATTTTTCTCCAACCAATCTGTCACCCAAAGAAATGAGGAACAATAGCAAGAAAGCTGGATTATAGAAGCACAACCcccaaaaaagaagaaacaccCTTCTAACTATTAAGATGCTAAGAAAATTTTTAACTACAGGATCCTACACAGTTATCAAACAAGGATTACCACATAATGGAACCCATAATCAGAATTCAAACTAAAATTAGCAGCATCATTAGAACAATTACAGGATCCTATACAGCTATATGAACAAGGATTGCCACATAATGAAACCCCTAATCAGAATTCAAGCTAAAATTAGTATCATCATCCAACAGCACCTCCAGACTAAAATTAATAGCAGCTAAACTTCTTTTGGACATGTTAATCCTCAAACTGAAACTACATGGAGGCCTTCAACCAGTGCAAGTCTACACAGTGTTTTCCTATAGGTCCACCCCACTGAAAATTCAACAGATTATAGCAAAAAATTATACAAGAAAGAAGAACGAATATTAGCTAGAATAGCAAGTTATGGTTGTTTGTACCTCAAGAAATTGTACAACACTAAGTGAAATCCCCTTCCAAATTTTCCACAGCAATGATCTGAAGACAACAAATAAACTAGACTACATTCCAATTTTCAGCCTGCTACCTTTATGGCACCCATCTCGTCAATCTTTGAGCTCTTATGCTGCAACAATAGAATAGAAATCAAATTTCATGATTGaggaataaaataaaagaaagttAAAATGTAAAAATGGCAACCATGAACACAGAATGTCACAAGATCAGCACTAGGCCTGGACCGACACCAAATTGCATAAACTAATGCCATTGACAAATTTTAGTTGTTTCTATGTTACCTTACTTTTCTTGTGTCTGTGCATGTCACTAAGATCTTCATCACCGCCATGCTTCCTCTTCTGGGAAAAATTAAAGAGTTGTATGAGAGAATTATTGGCAAGAGTTCAAAAAATTTTACCCACAAACACGTGTGACACATTATGTTTGATCAATAGCTTCTCACAAAAGGCTATCTTGGGATCAGatataaataaaaaacaatagtTACGCCTCGGCACAAACCCAATTCACACTCCAGGGCAATGGAAAATCTATGCATTAACTGCTGTCCACTGGACAAgccaaaaccaaaacaaaatatgTATTAATAATAGACTCATACAGGTCGGTCATCAACATGCTGTCCATGTGGAAGTTAGCTGGTTGCTCAGGCAGCAACACAGCTGAAAAAGCATAGTGAAGTCCAAACCTTTTCGTGGTGTTTCTTTGAGTGATCAGCACCAGAATCATGATGCCCACTTCTATCCTTTTTTTTCTCCTTGTCCTTATCTCTACTTCGATCTTTATGACGGTGTCTGTGCTTCTTATGTTCCTTATCCTTCTCTTTATCTTTGTCCCTGTGCTTTTTGTGCTTCCTCTCCTTGTCTTTGGACTCACTTCTAGATTTTCCTGAAATGGTGGGAACCCCTTTCTCTGCCTAAAGAAAATGAGACAAGTGGATCAATGCCTCCCTGCTTGGTAGAATGTATGGTCGAATCAACAATGACAAGCAAACATGACCAATGTTTGGAACCTTAACTTTTGAACCCAAGATACAAAGGAGGAACTATCATCAATAAGCGACTAAATCAAGACAGCAAAATCAGAAATAAAACTGGGGGCAATAGATTTTCTTACAGGAGGCAGATCAACAGGTGTTGTCTCTCTCAGTTGAAAAGCTTCGCTTAGAATGTCTAGGTCAAACGGCTGTATTCGTGCATTTGAATCTCTTGAATAGGAAGTATTCTCAATAAGCTGATCCAATTGCATTCCCTCCCCTTTCCTGATTTCCGTATCACCCACTACATTGTGAAGATAGTGTGTGTCTGAAATTGACAAAGGAAGTGATTTCTTGCAGAAAAACTCATGGTGAGGCAGCAACTTGTAATGGTTTATAAGATCCACGGCACCAGTTAGTTCCCTTGGCCCTGAATGATTAAATATAAGCATGACTCTAATtgatattgcaatgaaaatgtagaggatgaaaaaaaaaaaaaaaaaactggaaacCGAACTCAACGGGCCAATGACGTGTTTCCCACACTGATACACCAGTCGACTAAAAATTTGAGGTATTAAAGGTATATTGCATGATATAGGAATATCAAAACATATGCCAAGAATATGTCACATTATCACTCAATACCATTATTAATAAAGAGTAACTGCATGGGTCTTGAAATGCTTCTGAGACTCATTTTAACAATCCCCCACCTTCCTTTATCTATTTTAGAAGttcaaaatccaattttttttGTTATGGGCATACCAATTTTAGAATCTAAAGAACAATACCAACTTAAATTCATCTATGGAAGGACCTGGGATGATTAAAGTTATAGCATTTTTTAAGGTAAAACAATCATTTCCTTCCAAATTGGTTTCTAATTTCTTTCTTGCTTCAAAAAGTTTTAAGACTCAACCTCTAACCTATGTTGGCAAATGTTTAATGTCAAAATATAgctggaaaatatcctcaatgaaaaacatggattgcaattatggcaagtcagTCCTGGTATACTAACTTCAAGTCAACCATTATCTAGCTTTAGTGattggacaaatatgcaataaacacaaGTCTTGGTTTTTTGGTATAAGATACAATACAGATGAAATTGTTTAGTCAGCTGTGATCAATGATTGGAGATTGTCTTACTCTAGTGATGGAAACATATTTGCAGATGTTCAAAAGGGTCTTTAAGTTTCTTTTTTAACTGCaaggttaaaaaaaaattgactttcTCCTCATTATTTGAATATATTTTGCATCATTGTTAAGACAAGAGATGACGGTTTAATTTTAAtcaagaagatgatgatgatgataacgAATAATAAAGCAGTTTCTGTTGCCAGTCTTTATCACTCGCCAGATAGACCATGCCATGTTGGTGGTCTGCAGAGATATGATATTATTGACTTCAATCTGTTAGATTACCACCTTACCTAAAAGGTTAAGCTGTAAGTTGTtggtgggccaacaatatatatcaagctttaacactcccccacaggTGCAGCCCGACAACAAGTGGAGAGACAACCCCATGAcagataacacccattacaggaaatacaatatttttttaaacaccacacaataagcgggcaacaagactagaacccaggacctcctcgtaactagctctgataccatgttaattaccactttacctaaaagcttaagttgctagcttgtgggccaacaatgtatatcaagctttaacacaaTCCAATCCTCTTATTATGTTCATGTTGGAAGGCACTCCGAGGCAAGGAGGCAAGGTGGCAATGGAAATAGCTTATAGAGAAAACAATGCATTCTGAATGCAGAGGGAGATTGACTTGTATAAAAAAGATGCATGCATCATTACACCAAAAAACTGCAATCAGGGGTTTTATGCAGAAGCAAGTATAGTGAAATACATTTCAACAAAGAACATTTTCCTCCTtcaatttattcaaaaaaaacTTGACATATTAACGGAAACCACCAAATAGAAGTGAAATAAAAGTTATTACATCATATACCCTATCCAGAATTGGCTTAACCATCATTCACAATTACCCATGCTTATTGATGTCATTAAAATGACGGGGAGGCAAAAAggtacagaatatatagacacgCCTTGTGCAAGGAAGGGAGAGTTTCAAATTTGTGAATACGTTGAAGTTTGTAATGAGGCTTCAAATCTGTGAATAAGTTTAtaaagggtattattaaaatttGGAAGGAGGTTTTGCGATCTTAAGGAGAGGAAAAGGGGAATTATACAAGTAACAGCAATATATTAATAGGCTAGAGAAGAGTTCTTTGAATAGGCAGTGAAATCTGAGAGAGCTAAACCAAAATTATTTGAAAGAGGTTTCAAGCGAAAGAGGACATTATCTagcagcataaatcttgtgtgagatGGACCAAGAAGGAAAGGGCGATTCATTTGTGCTAGAGAGTTGCTAAGGGTAGGAGGAAGAATTTCATTAGAGAGTTGGAGTTAGATTCTAGAG
This window of the Malania oleifera isolate guangnan ecotype guangnan chromosome 6, ASM2987363v1, whole genome shotgun sequence genome carries:
- the LOC131158034 gene encoding mediator of RNA polymerase II transcription subunit 19a-like — encoded protein: MDLEGKKFGRGPRELTGAVDLINHYKLLPHHEFFCKKSLPLSISDTHYLHNVVGDTEIRKGEGMQLDQLIENTSYSRDSNARIQPFDLDILSEAFQLRETTPVDLPPAEKGVPTISGKSRSESKDKERKHKKHRDKDKEKDKEHKKHRHRHKDRSRDKDKEKKKDRSGHHDSGADHSKKHHEKKRKHGGDEDLSDMHRHKKSKHKSSKIDEMGAIKVAG